In Synechococcus sp. KORDI-100, a single window of DNA contains:
- a CDS encoding MBL fold metallo-hydrolase — protein sequence MSAIHSHSVNNEHPDDHAAVGNPDALPKGFPCVLLNDSVQWNEDVVELDQFGKWKLILMNPERFQAGNIAILKRGKKIVLIDSGCARNYEKLVKKVANKDYAPFFLVNTHAHPDHTGANVEMAGEGAMVLAHRNARQHMVRYGLPGESGLPILTFRRRMTLYAGKQRMRLLSLAPGHTDGDLAVWVPEMNLLHTGDVFMSRDYPLIDSNSGGTILGLIRSVNRLVRRSDRDTVIIPGHGDLAGRKELVQYQNMLVNVTDDVQYHKNLGLDLESIRDLNLTKKYDKKWGQGDLITGRQFVGFVYNTLPDATISPSKKELPGHKAHDHDSGEPEVCLSHLFVKRATLEVGEKGRAALSFDLNDRDAGQFDAGVQDRLTGLSSSKAWSARDLVSDGGTGPSALFSFELRGPAEDERFLILDGRLKRTSFDDDRMTIEVAFDADDFRSEHNSDLASGLASDGVIDLASVRIDQMQSCPLGDT from the coding sequence GTGTCTGCTATTCATTCGCATTCAGTTAACAATGAGCATCCAGATGATCATGCAGCCGTTGGGAATCCTGATGCCTTGCCGAAAGGCTTTCCCTGTGTCCTTCTGAATGATTCTGTGCAATGGAATGAGGATGTTGTTGAACTGGACCAATTTGGAAAATGGAAGCTGATTCTTATGAATCCTGAGAGGTTTCAGGCTGGGAATATTGCAATTCTCAAGCGTGGGAAGAAGATTGTCCTGATTGATAGTGGTTGTGCAAGAAATTATGAAAAGCTGGTTAAAAAGGTTGCCAATAAGGATTACGCACCGTTTTTTCTGGTGAATACCCATGCGCATCCCGATCACACAGGCGCCAATGTTGAAATGGCTGGAGAGGGTGCCATGGTTTTGGCGCACCGCAATGCTCGTCAGCACATGGTGCGCTATGGCTTGCCAGGGGAGTCTGGTTTACCCATCCTCACATTCAGGCGCCGTATGACGCTCTACGCAGGTAAGCAGCGCATGCGTTTGCTCAGCCTTGCACCAGGTCATACCGATGGCGATTTAGCAGTGTGGGTTCCGGAAATGAATCTTCTTCATACCGGAGATGTTTTTATGAGCAGAGATTATCCTTTGATTGATAGCAACAGCGGCGGAACGATATTGGGTCTGATCAGGTCGGTCAACAGATTGGTTCGACGTTCGGATCGAGACACGGTCATCATTCCTGGGCATGGGGACCTGGCAGGTCGAAAGGAGCTTGTTCAATACCAGAACATGCTGGTGAATGTCACCGATGATGTTCAATATCACAAAAATCTTGGGCTTGATCTTGAATCGATTAGGGATCTCAATTTAACGAAAAAATACGATAAGAAGTGGGGGCAAGGTGATTTAATCACGGGCCGTCAGTTTGTGGGATTTGTCTACAACACGTTGCCAGATGCGACCATTTCGCCATCGAAAAAAGAATTGCCTGGCCACAAGGCCCATGATCATGATTCAGGGGAGCCTGAGGTTTGTTTGTCCCATCTTTTTGTGAAGCGGGCGACGCTTGAGGTGGGTGAAAAAGGCAGAGCTGCTTTGAGCTTTGATTTGAATGATCGTGACGCGGGTCAGTTTGATGCTGGCGTACAGGATCGTCTTACGGGGCTGTCGTCATCCAAAGCTTGGTCAGCTCGAGATCTGGTTTCTGATGGCGGTACCGGTCCTTCGGCCTTGTTCAGTTTTGAGTTGAGAGGGCCAGCTGAAGACGAACGTTTTTTGATCCTTGATGGGCGGTTAAAGAGGACATCCTTTGATGACGATCGGATGACGATCGAGGTTGCTTTCGATGCCGATGATTTCAGATCCGAGCATAATTCAGACCTTGCTTCTGGCCTTGCTTCTGATGGTGTGATTGATCTTGCGTCTGTTCGGATTGATCAGATGCAGTCATGCCCTCTGGGAGACACCTGA
- the arsS gene encoding arsenosugar biosynthesis radical SAM (seleno)protein ArsS (Some members of this family are selenoproteins.): protein MQRKRLRTLQLNLGYRCNQSCSHCHVNAGPGRTERMDESLLALIPTVVQRHGISCVDLTGGAPELHSGFRDLVRALRRLDVEVIDRCNLTILSEPGQEDLADFLAGEGVTVIASLPCYSAENVDRQRGDGVFTRSVDGLRQLNALGYGAEPLLLHLVYNPQRAVLPPPQMELEADYRRELAKLGLRFSSLLTLANMPIQRFARELERQGELDRYEALLEAAHNPDNLSAVMCRDLISVDWQGYLYDCDFNQQLGMALQGPLRHLQDLATGQPSPEGLPIRTDRHCFGCTAGAGSSCGGALQA, encoded by the coding sequence TTGCAGCGCAAGCGCCTGCGTACCTTGCAGCTGAATCTTGGCTATCGCTGCAATCAGAGCTGCTCCCACTGCCACGTCAATGCCGGGCCAGGTCGGACGGAGCGGATGGATGAGTCGTTGCTGGCACTGATTCCCACCGTGGTTCAGCGCCACGGCATCAGCTGCGTGGACCTCACCGGCGGGGCTCCAGAGCTGCATTCCGGTTTTCGTGACCTCGTCCGAGCGCTCAGACGTCTCGACGTTGAGGTGATTGATCGCTGCAACCTCACGATCTTGTCGGAACCCGGCCAGGAGGATCTGGCCGATTTCCTGGCCGGTGAGGGTGTCACGGTGATCGCCTCGTTGCCTTGCTACAGCGCTGAGAATGTGGATCGTCAGAGAGGCGATGGCGTGTTCACACGCAGCGTGGATGGCCTGCGTCAGCTCAACGCTCTCGGCTATGGCGCTGAGCCGCTGCTGTTGCATCTCGTTTACAACCCGCAACGTGCGGTGCTTCCTCCGCCTCAGATGGAATTAGAGGCGGATTACAGAAGGGAGCTGGCCAAGCTGGGGCTTCGCTTCAGCAGTTTGCTGACCCTGGCCAACATGCCGATTCAGCGCTTTGCCAGAGAGCTCGAGCGGCAGGGTGAGCTGGATCGCTACGAGGCGCTGCTGGAGGCGGCACACAATCCCGACAATCTGTCTGCCGTGATGTGCCGGGATCTGATCAGCGTGGACTGGCAGGGCTATCTCTACGACTGCGATTTCAATCAACAGCTGGGGATGGCGTTGCAGGGTCCGCTGCGCCATCTCCAGGATCTGGCCACGGGTCAGCCCAGTCCGGAGGGTCTGCCCATCCGAACTGACAGGCACTGTTTCGGATGTACGGCAGGCGCTGGGTCCAGTTGTGGTGGCGCCCTTCAGGCCTGA
- a CDS encoding Rieske 2Fe-2S domain-containing protein translates to MHPTWTEQWWPVSYLQDLDPAQPSRFTLLDRDLVIWWDAPGESWRVFPDVCPHRLVPLSEGRINAEGQLECPYHGWSFDGEGHCKTIPQAEEGTKSEGRRSRCASLPSACGQGLLFVWMGAPDAADPTALPLVPVLDERPESWTVQDTFRDLPMDAVTLLENVLDVSHVPFTHHKTVGKRENAAPVLAAITREDEHGFEAFWDEGPRRGTLGSQATQFMAPQLMWHDLTAKGFARILTVVYAVPIRRGECRLFARFPFQFQAAAPKLLISLRPRWLQHIGNHKVLEDDQVFLHWQERVLERNGGSAASERAFFLPTSADVYVAALHRWINGNGGEPFAGQPLPPRQATEALMDRYHSHTVNCRSCSTALRRIQAIRPWLWGGLWTSAALISWDGWLWPALAMAALMAVLLRQTARWQKGLTVGDGQAPRNKTT, encoded by the coding sequence ATGCATCCCACCTGGACCGAGCAGTGGTGGCCCGTGTCCTACCTGCAGGATCTCGATCCAGCACAACCGAGTCGCTTCACCTTGCTGGATCGAGATCTCGTGATCTGGTGGGACGCTCCTGGAGAGAGCTGGAGGGTGTTTCCTGATGTCTGCCCGCATCGGCTGGTGCCACTCAGCGAAGGCCGGATCAACGCCGAAGGACAACTGGAATGTCCTTATCACGGCTGGAGTTTTGACGGCGAAGGGCATTGCAAAACCATTCCTCAAGCGGAGGAGGGAACCAAATCAGAGGGCCGTCGATCACGCTGCGCCAGTTTGCCGTCCGCGTGCGGACAGGGATTGTTGTTTGTTTGGATGGGGGCGCCGGATGCGGCCGATCCAACGGCGTTGCCATTGGTGCCGGTTCTCGACGAACGTCCGGAGAGCTGGACGGTCCAGGACACCTTTCGGGATCTCCCGATGGATGCCGTGACCCTGTTGGAAAACGTTCTGGATGTGAGCCACGTCCCCTTCACGCACCACAAAACCGTTGGGAAACGCGAGAACGCAGCTCCTGTTCTGGCCGCGATCACCCGTGAGGATGAGCATGGATTCGAGGCTTTCTGGGACGAGGGGCCGCGTCGCGGAACACTCGGTTCACAAGCCACCCAGTTCATGGCACCCCAGCTGATGTGGCATGACCTCACGGCCAAGGGGTTCGCTCGCATTCTCACCGTTGTCTATGCCGTCCCGATCCGCCGCGGTGAGTGTCGTCTGTTTGCGCGTTTCCCGTTTCAGTTTCAGGCCGCCGCTCCGAAATTACTGATCAGCCTGCGTCCCCGCTGGCTGCAGCACATCGGAAACCACAAGGTTCTGGAGGACGACCAGGTTTTCCTGCATTGGCAGGAGCGTGTTCTTGAGCGGAATGGTGGCAGTGCAGCCAGCGAACGCGCCTTCTTTCTGCCCACAAGTGCCGACGTCTACGTCGCCGCTCTGCATCGCTGGATCAACGGCAATGGTGGAGAGCCATTCGCAGGTCAGCCTCTGCCTCCACGTCAGGCCACGGAAGCCCTGATGGATCGCTACCACAGTCACACGGTGAACTGCCGCAGCTGTTCCACCGCCCTGCGACGAATCCAAGCGATCCGACCATGGCTGTGGGGAGGCTTGTGGACGTCTGCAGCGCTGATCAGCTGGGATGGTTGGCTCTGGCCAGCACTGGCCATGGCGGCACTGATGGCTGTTCTGCTGAGGCAAACAGCCCGATGGCAGAAAGGTCTCACCGTCGGTGATGGTCAGGCACCGAGGAACAAAACGACGTAA
- the stpA gene encoding glucosylglycerol 3-phosphatase, with product MERLSPEQLLSELVDVEDLLIVQDLDGVCMQLVKDPLTRRMNPRYVEAAARLRGSFMVLTNGEHERRRGVNRLVETALGSEDRPAKKGLYLPGLAAGGVQYQDRFGRLSHPGVSPAEMDFLAAAPRRMEDLLLERLPALLPEVDRARLTQLAHQAVLDTQVSPTVNLNGLFGLIPNDLERQQQLQLLLDDLMEQLLQEADQQGLQGSFFLHAAPNLGWDATGRERIKPSVAGDVGTTDIQFMLTGSLKEAGLLVLINRHIAARWGEAPLGDDFNVRTAPRTHQGLMELACSTIRPEWMPRLVGVGDTVTSTPAPDGQGWLRGGSDRGFLTLLKDLGRWCGQENRVILVDSSHGEVDRPGLADGSLKGISDPEDPLHLDLLMPAGPEGYINWFRHLAERRSEKVAA from the coding sequence ATGGAAAGACTCTCTCCAGAGCAGCTGCTCAGCGAATTGGTTGATGTTGAAGACCTTCTGATCGTGCAGGATCTCGACGGCGTCTGCATGCAGCTGGTCAAGGATCCATTGACTCGGCGAATGAACCCCAGGTACGTCGAAGCGGCCGCTCGCTTACGGGGCAGCTTCATGGTGCTCACCAATGGAGAACATGAGCGGCGCCGAGGGGTCAATCGATTGGTGGAAACGGCCCTGGGAAGCGAGGATCGTCCTGCAAAAAAGGGTCTGTACCTTCCAGGACTGGCGGCAGGAGGTGTTCAGTACCAGGATCGTTTCGGACGTCTGAGTCATCCCGGCGTGAGTCCTGCCGAAATGGATTTCCTCGCTGCAGCTCCCAGGCGCATGGAGGACCTTCTGCTCGAACGGTTGCCCGCTCTGCTGCCTGAAGTGGATCGAGCACGACTGACCCAGTTGGCGCATCAGGCCGTGCTGGACACCCAGGTGTCTCCGACGGTGAATCTCAACGGTTTGTTCGGGCTGATCCCCAATGATCTCGAGCGTCAGCAACAACTTCAGTTGTTGCTGGACGATCTGATGGAGCAGTTGCTTCAGGAGGCGGACCAGCAAGGTTTGCAGGGTTCATTCTTCCTGCACGCGGCCCCGAATCTCGGCTGGGACGCCACTGGTCGCGAGCGGATCAAACCATCGGTGGCCGGTGATGTCGGCACCACGGATATCCAGTTCATGCTCACAGGCTCCCTCAAGGAAGCCGGGTTGCTTGTGCTGATCAATCGCCACATCGCAGCGCGCTGGGGCGAGGCACCTCTAGGCGACGATTTCAATGTGCGAACAGCGCCACGCACCCATCAGGGGCTGATGGAACTGGCCTGCAGTACCATTCGGCCTGAGTGGATGCCTCGTCTGGTGGGGGTGGGTGACACGGTGACGTCCACACCCGCCCCCGACGGACAGGGATGGCTTCGCGGGGGCAGCGACCGCGGCTTCCTCACACTGCTGAAGGATCTCGGACGCTGGTGCGGTCAGGAGAATCGCGTGATTCTTGTGGACAGCAGCCATGGCGAGGTGGACCGACCAGGGCTGGCGGACGGATCACTGAAGGGGATCAGCGACCCGGAGGACCCACTGCATCTTGATCTGCTGATGCCTGCTGGCCCGGAGGGCTACATCAATTGGTTCCGGCATCTGGCGGAACGTCGGTCTGAAAAGGTTGCTGCATGA
- a CDS encoding glutathione S-transferase family protein: MTLTLYGAPQTRVSMPRWYLEEKGIPYELVMLDLAGQEHRQPDYLAINPFGKLPALVDSGMAGADGQPLSLFESGAILQHLEDHYSGEPRSAVERSLTTQWLLFANATLAIALFVPSNREREFPRLMQELNCQLASGRPLVGASWGAADCAVTAYLAYLPIFFPQEDLSPYPAIQQRIDQTRQRPAYRKVMGMA, from the coding sequence ATGACCCTCACCCTTTACGGCGCCCCGCAGACCAGGGTGTCGATGCCGCGCTGGTATCTGGAGGAGAAGGGCATCCCCTACGAGCTGGTGATGCTGGATCTTGCAGGACAAGAACACCGTCAGCCGGACTATCTGGCGATCAATCCCTTCGGCAAGCTGCCCGCCCTGGTTGATTCCGGTATGGCAGGGGCCGATGGTCAGCCGCTCTCGCTGTTCGAATCAGGAGCGATCCTCCAGCATCTTGAGGATCATTACAGCGGCGAGCCGAGGTCTGCCGTGGAGCGATCGCTCACAACCCAATGGCTGCTGTTTGCCAATGCCACCCTGGCCATTGCTTTGTTTGTTCCCAGCAATCGGGAACGGGAATTTCCCCGCCTCATGCAGGAACTCAACTGTCAGCTGGCATCCGGCAGGCCGCTGGTGGGTGCGTCCTGGGGTGCTGCGGACTGTGCTGTGACGGCCTACCTCGCCTACCTGCCGATCTTCTTCCCGCAGGAGGATCTCTCTCCTTACCCCGCGATTCAGCAGCGGATCGATCAGACCCGCCAACGCCCCGCCTATCGCAAGGTGATGGGCATGGCCTGA